In Synchiropus splendidus isolate RoL2022-P1 chromosome 11, RoL_Sspl_1.0, whole genome shotgun sequence, the DNA window CTCTGAGCCTTTTTTCCCTTCATCCATTGTCTTCTTTCCACAGCCTGCCATCAGAGTGACACCAAGCTTGGGTCTGCATGTCAGTGCTCTGCCATGTTTTTTACCAAAGCGACACCTCCCAGACCCTGAAGTACATGAAAGTTGAGCCAGGTTCTTTAACTTGGGTGGTGTAGCTGCACCCTCAGGACACACAGCTCAGCAACttcagctgactcagcagctgaTGGACAAACTATCACAAGTGACAGAACTGAAGTTCATAGTATTGATGGATGACATATGTGATACTGCACACAGGGCCAGAAATGGGTTTCACTTGCCTGCGTTTATTGATTCATACTTCAGTATCGtcaccaaagaggagatttatggaggtggtgaaggaggacatgaggtttgtaggtttgagagaagaggaggcagaggacagggggagatggaggaggatgatccgctgtgaaGACCcgtgaagggagaagcccaaagagaaagaagaagattgtGGCCTGAGCTATAAGTTCAAATGTTTCTTGTTTCTTGAGGGTGAATCCCTCAGCTAGAATAAAGTCCAACGCTGGACACTTCTTCTCTCTATTCAAATGAAACTCATGTTCATGGATTTGAATTGTAATGTGGAAGACTCTGGGGTCAGAATTGGACACGGGAATCCGGCGACACCTGCTTCACCCTACGCTCACAAGCTCGGAGGAGTCGGCCTGCTGCAGCACAAACTCCCCACAGGGATGGAATCTTCTGGTGACGATGGCAGCTGCTCACACGCGACACGCTCGCCCAGACTCTTCCCAACAATCATGGACCTCAGTTGTGACCATCAACCCGCTGCCGTTGCCGGATCACAGGGTTGTTCATCAAACTGCAGAAAAGCATCCGGTGGCGGAGGCGGCGTGTTTGTCGTCGCACCAGAGTATGGAGCACTGTAACTGGATCTGCCTGCATGCGGTGCCACGGAATCCCGGCACGACTCGCCACCTCATGTTGTCACAGAGAGAAGCCACCTCCTGACCACCATCTTCCTGCCGCCTGTCATCACAGTCTCTCCCTGTCTCCGCTTCTATGTGGCCAAGCAGAGCAGCCGAGTCCCGGCTCAGCGCCTCGGGCTGACGGGGACACCCGTCTTTCACTGTGGGGGCAGCAGGTTTCACTTCTGGCTAGCGGCTCGCCAGCAACTCTTGCATAAAATATGACAAACCCGAAGCAGGCTCCATATCTGACACGCTGTCACACAACGATAACACAGCGCTTCAACAACATGTCTGCGGCCGAGCCTCAGCTCAgcagctctggtttcctcctcaggAGGATCTTAAAGAAATGAggagaggaaacacattttcatgagaaagaaaaaagtgatCACCAAAAAGTGAGGGGAAACAGATATGCAATATACAAGATGATACTATGATGAGAAACGAAATGTAGAAGTGATTTGACACAGCGCTTGCTGAGAGGCTGTGGCTGAGTTGAAGCCGCTTCATCACTGACACCTGCCACACAAGTGGAgtctccaggagcagctgctgatgaGGCTCAGCCCTGAAGACGCCACACTTCACAGGCAGGAATCATTGGAGGAGGCGAGGCTGTTCAACACTTTTGATGAGGCTAATCCCCTGGGTCATGAGTCGGAGGACGAGGACAGCATAGTGATGTCAGCACGTCACTTTCTGTTGTGGTCCAGCCAAGAACCAGCGACGGCTACCTGCTGCCCCACTGCAGAAGTTAAAGGGACCACTGCGTTGCTTCACTGATTCCACATGGCAAGAAGTTTCAACGTGCCCAGTGTAGGACGGTGATTTCCCTCATGGACCCTCACCCTTGAAACCACTCAGTTCCCTTTGGTGGGTGGCGACGGGCTTCAAGGTCATAAGAGACGGTTAGGTTGACCTGCACCCAGAGCGCAGCCACTGTCCACTGCGACCCAGTTTCCACATGGAGTCAAGTGAAAGCTTTTAAAGTTGGAGTGAGTCTTCCCACTTCTGAGGTCACAACTCACCAGGTCACCTGTGACCCTCTGGCTGGGACTGGGATTCATGGTAGAGTGGATTAGTTTGAGCCACTTGACCAGTGGTCAACACAAGCTAAGCCACCGCAGCAACGGTGACACCTTCAAGGAAGGCAGGTTTTTATTATGTATGAATTATGTAAAAACAAGCAAAGCCAATGCCCCTCACAGAGGTTGGCATCGTGTCGCCAAAACAAATGCACTTTTTCCTTTGTCCTCTCAGAATCCTTGTTTAGATCCGTCCTTTACTGTCGTAACTAATCTGCATCCGATTGGTGACGGACTGGAGACGATAAAATACCAAGCACtgagaaagaaaactcttttATTTGACAGTTACTTGTAGTAATTCCACTCTGCTGGCTGCCTCACATGAGAACTAACACACCACTCACTCCACACATCTGACCCCGGGGCTGACGCAGACCCGACTCCCGTCTCTGACTCCAGCTGCGGTGCTGGGTCGGGTCTCACTCCACGCAGTTTTGCTCCCAACTGAGCATTGAAATAGGAGCCAAGGTTTGCTCAACAGCACAGTGATGATGAAAGTCTGAATACGCAACATATCGACAGGAAGGCGGCATGAGCCGTCGAGTTGGGACGTCAAAAAACAAGAAAGTTCTGTCTGCAACTTGTGTTGATGTTAGGCCTTTCGGGTGCAAAAATACCAACAACAACCGAGTTACCATCAATTCTATCAGGAGGGCTGAAGCTCAAACAGTCGCTTGATCTGATCCCAAACTGAAGTCAACCAAAATGAAGCTGGGAACATTTCACAATCATTTGGTGGTTGGGATCAGAGGAGCGGGAGAGTCGGCTCCAGCGAGCGGCCAGAGGACAGAACAGTTCATCATGGCCGCTCTTTGAAGCACTTGCTTTACCAGGAGAGGGCGGGGAGGGGTAGTAAAAAAGAGGGCAGAGCGAGTGGAGGGGAGGTCTGGGAAGGGTCGGTCTTGCTGCAGGTGAGAGAGGGGGGTGTGAAGAGGGCACCCGAGAGGGTCACAGTCACTGCTGGTCACCATTTACGGTACTGGAGAACAAGGAGGTGACCACATCTACTTGGAGGCTGGGGGGGGTGGAGAGGGGCACAAGCCAGCGGTCTCACTCACGGTAGAACACATATTCAGTGTAGCTGGTCCAGATCTTGTCGTCGGTCTGCTCGTGGGCGAAGGCGCAGGTCCCAGTGGAGTTGCAGGCCACCATGTGGAAACCCGCGTCCGCCAGCTTGTCGAAGGCCTGTTCCAGGAAGGTGAACTTCAGGTAGTAGCGAGAGGTGTAGCGCTCGGGGGGTCTGTCGGGGTCCCGGCTCTCATTCAGGGTCTCCCCGAACACCTCTTTGGCCAGCGAGGTCTTCCCACACACCATGATCCGGGCCACCCGCCGGAACTTGGCATCGGTGTGGCTGTCGCGGCCCAGAGTGTAGGAGCCTCTGTAGCCGATGGTGATGAAGCCCGACCTTTTGCCCTCCACGGAGCCGGGCACCAGGCTGGCACAGGCGGCCGCTGCCCCCAGAGAGCCCAGGTTCCGGGACACCTCAGTCCCGGGAGAGGAATCCTCCGGGTCGCTGGGACAGCCGTCCTCACCCAGCGAGTTCTGCTTGCTGATCTTGGGGGCCAGCTGCTTGACCAGCTCCGGCAGGTTGAAGAACTCGGCCTCCCGCTGCAGGCGGCCGCGCTCCGGAAAGTGATCGGGGAGGACCAGCTGCTGGTCCCGCAGGAAGTCCAGAATGTAGCGGAAGAGGAAGCCGTCGCGGTCCACGAAGAAGCGGCCCTTGGTGTCCCGGGCCAGAGCTTTGACGGACCTCCGGCTGAACATCTCCCACAGCAGGGAGTCGGGCACGCTGGTGAGGGTGGAGTAGCGCGTGATGTACACCTGACCGCCCACGTTCAGCTCGATGATTTCCGGGA includes these proteins:
- the kctd12b gene encoding BTB/POZ domain-containing protein KCTD12b — its product is MALPDGGLSGEEVPFPEIIELNVGGQVYITRYSTLTSVPDSLLWEMFSRRSVKALARDTKGRFFVDRDGFLFRYILDFLRDQQLVLPDHFPERGRLQREAEFFNLPELVKQLAPKISKQNSLGEDGCPSDPEDSSPGTEVSRNLGSLGAAAACASLVPGSVEGKRSGFITIGYRGSYTLGRDSHTDAKFRRVARIMVCGKTSLAKEVFGETLNESRDPDRPPERYTSRYYLKFTFLEQAFDKLADAGFHMVACNSTGTCAFAHEQTDDKIWTSYTEYVFYRGASAGYHALSLDDPGVSVSVGSSTAPAQSSAHSETAAVSQQLPATPPLPSPPALSPPTLPPRLPTQKQLSACTPPPPAPPIMDSSQRPSTLTLKTLPRPSVRENGGPPPGVDEEEEERKMLEEDLKKCIEDFKRIRMPEVFPDRKRNWQNDLLKKYNA